In one Dama dama isolate Ldn47 chromosome 5, ASM3311817v1, whole genome shotgun sequence genomic region, the following are encoded:
- the PLBD2 gene encoding putative phospholipase B-like 2: MVAPMYGSPGGRLARAVTRALALALVLALLVGLFLSGLTGAIPTPRGQRGREMPVPPASRCRSLLLDPETGQLRLVDGRHPDAVAWANLTNAIRETGWAFLELHTNGRFNDSLQAYAAGVVEAAVSEELIYMYWMNTVVNYCGPFEYEVGYCERLKNFLEANLEWMQKEMERNNGSAYWHQVRLTLLQLKGLEDSYEGSVTFPTGKFTIKPLGFLLLQISGDLEDLEVALNKTKTNHAMGSGSCSALIKLLPGQSDLLVAHNTWHSYQYMLRIMKKYWFQFREGPQAESTRAPGNKVIFSSYPGTIFSCDDFYILGSGLVTLETTIGNRNPALWKYVQPKGCVLEWMRNVVANRLALDGDSWADIFKRFNSGTYNNQWMIVDYKAFVPGGPSPGRRVLTVLEQIPGMVVVADRTSELYQKTYWASYNIPSFESVFNASGLPALVARYGDWFSYDGSPRAQIFRRNHSLVHDLDSMMRLMRYNDFLHDPLSLCKACTPKPNGENAISARSDLNPANGSYPFQALHQRSHGGIDVKVTSAALAKALRLLAVSGPTWDQLPPFQWSTSPFSGMLHMGQPDLWKFSPIEVSWD; the protein is encoded by the exons ATGGTGGCCCCGATGTATGGCTCCCCGGGCGGCCGCCTGGCCCGGGCAGTGACGCGGGCGCTGGCGCTGGCCCTGGTGCTGGCCCTGCTGGTCGGGCTGTTCCTGAGCGGCCTGACCGGCGCGATCCCGACCCCGAGGGGCCAACGGGGACGGGAGATGCCGGTTCCGCCCGCCTCCCGCTGCCGCTCGCTGCTCCTGGACCCCGAGACGGGCCAGCTGCGCCTGGTGGATGGCCGCCACCCTGACGCCGTAGCCTGGGCCAACCTTACCAACGCCATCCGCGAGACCGG GTGGGCCTTTCTGGAACTGCACACGAACGGCCGCTTCAATGACAGCCTGCAGGCCTACGCCGCGGGCGTGGTGGAGGCTGCCGTGTCCGAGGAG cTCATCTATATGTACTGGATGAACACGGTGGTGAATTACTGCGGCCCCTTCGAGTATGAAGTCGGTTACTGCGAGAGGCTCAAGAACTTCCTGGAGGCCAACCTGGAGTGGATGCAGAAAGAGATGGAGCGGAACAATGGCTCTGCTTACTGGCACCAG GTGCGGCTGACCCTCCTGCAGCTGAAAGGCCTAGAGGACAGCTATGAAGGCAGTGTGACCTTTCCAACTGGGAAGTTCACCATCAAACCCTTGGGGTTCCT CCTGTTGCAGATCTCTGGGGACCTCGAAGACTTAGAGGTGGCCCTGAATAAGACCAAGACCAACCATGCTATGGGCTCTGGCTCCTGTTCTGCCCTCATCAAACTGCTGCCTGGCCAGAGTGACCTCCTGGTTGCCCACAACACCTGGCACTCCTACCAGTACATGCTGCGCATCATGAAGAAGTACTGGTTCCAGTTCAGAGAAGGGCCCCAAG CGGAATCTACCCGGGCTCCTGGCAACAAGGTGATCTTCTCATCCTATCCTGGTACCATTTTCTCCTGTGATGACTTCTACATCCTTGGCAGCGGGCTG GTGACCCTGGAGACCACCATCGGCAACAGGAACCCGGCCCTGTGGAAGTACGTGCAGCCCAAGGGCTGCGTGCTGGAGTGGATGCGCAATGTCGTGGCCAATCGCCTGGCCTTGGACGGGGACTCCTGGGCCGACATCTTCAAGAGGTTCAACAGTGGCAC GTACAACAACCAGTGGATGATCGTGGACTACAAGGCGTTTGTGCCCGGCGGGCCCAGCCCTGGGAGAAGGGTGCTCACTGTCCTGGAGCAGATCCC GGGCATGGTGGTGGTGGCCGACAGGACCTCAGAGCTCTACCAGAAGACCTACTGGGCCAGCTACAACATCCC GTCCTTCGAGTCTGTGTTCAATGCCAGTGGGCTGCCGGCCCTGGTGGCCCGCTACGGGGACTGGTTCTCCTACGACGGGAGTCCCCGGGCCCAGATCTTCCGACGGAACCACTCGCTGGTACATGACCTGGACTCCATGATGCGGCTTATGAG GTACAACGACTTCTTACATGACCCCCTGTCACTGTGCAAAGCTTGCACCCCCAAGCCCAACGGGGAGAACGCCATCTCTGCCCGCTCCGACCTCAACCCAGCCAATGGCTCCTACCCCTTCCAGGCTCTGCACCAGCGCTCCCACGGGGGCATCGATGTGAAG GTGACCAGCGCTGCCCTGGCCAAGGCCCTGCGCCTCCTGGCCGTCAGCGGCCCCACGTGGGACCAGCTGCCCCCGTTCCAGTGGAGCACCTCGCCCTTCAGCGGCATGCTGCACATGGGCCAGCCTGACCTCTGGAAGTTCTCGCCCATCGAGGTCTCTTGGGACTGA
- the SDS gene encoding L-serine dehydratase/L-threonine deaminase, with protein MSRRPLHEETPVRDSMTLSKVAGTTVYLKIDSSQPSGSFKIRGIGHLCTTWAERGCEHFVCSSAGNAGMAAAYAARKLGIPATIVVPSTTPALTIQRLKNEGAMVKVVGETLDEAIRVAKDLEKNNSGWVYIPPFDDPLIWEGHSSIVKELKETMTEKPGAIVLAVGGGGLLCGVVQGLVEVGWRDVPIITMETIGAESFHASTKAGKLVTLPRITSVAKALGVTTVAAQAMKVYREHPIFSEVVSDQEAVAALEKFVDDEKILVEPACGAALAAVYSNVIQKLQGQGKLCTPLSSVVVIVCGGSNISLAQLLALKKQLGMDGLPQ; from the exons ATGTCGCGAAGACCCCTGCACGAGGAGACCCCTGTCCGTGACAGCATGACTCTGTCCAAAGTGGCCGGCACCACGGTCTATCTCAAGATAGACAGTTCCCAGCCCTCCGGCTCCTTCAAGATCCGGGGCATCGGACACCTCTGCACAACG TGGGCTGAACGAGGCTGTGAACATTTCGTCTGCTCCTCAG CGGGCAATGCAGGCATGGCAGCCGCCTATGCGGCCAGGAAGCTGGGCATCCCCGCCACGATTGTTGTGCCCAGCACCACGCCTGCCCTCACCATCCAGCGGCTCAAGAATGAGGGCGCCATGGTCAAAGTGGTGGGTGAG ACATTGGATGAAGCCATCAGGGTGGCCAAGGACCTTGAGAAAAACAACTCAGGCTGGGTCTACATCCCTCCCTTTGATGACCCCCTCATCTG ggaaggcCACTCTTCCATCGTGAAGGAGCTGAAGGAGACGATGACCGAAAAGCCAGGGGCCATCGTGCTGGCAGTAGGGGGTGGAGGCCTCTTGTGTGGAGTGGTCCAGGGGCTGGTGGAGGTGGGCTGGAGGGACGTGCCCATCATCACCATGGAGACCATTGGAGCCGAGAGCTTCCACGCTTCCACCAAGGCCGGCAAGCTCGTCACCCTGCCCCGCATTACCAG TGTTGCCAAAGCCCTGGGCGTGACCACTGTGGCGGCGCAGGCTATGAAGGTGTATCGGGAACACCCCATTTTCTCTGAAGTTGTCTCGGACCAGGAGGCTGTGGCTGCTCTTGAGAAGTTTGTGG ATGATGAGAAGATCCTGGTGGAGCCCGCCTGTGGGGCCGCCCTGGCCGCCGTCTACAGCAATGTGATTCAGAAGCTGCAAGGACAGGGGAAACTCTGCACCCCTCTGTCCTCCGTTGTGGTCATTGTCTGTGGGGGCAGCAACATCAGCCTGGCGCAGCTGCTGGCACTCAAGAAACAGCTGGGCATGGACGGGCTGCCCCAGTGA